The sequence tgaggaagtattaagggctgttgtgctgctatagatctgTACAGGGGCAATAAttataaagcgctttgagcacagagtgggaaagaccaaaaaacataaaatactaTGCATAGTTTGATTCGTAATCTATAGTTACTTTCCATTTTCAGCTTCATATCAAAAGTCTAAATGACTTGGTGTCtgacaaatacacatatttatgGATTGCACCAGACACCAGCAGAGAGATAGTCAAGGGTATTCTACCACAACCAGGTactgatttcattgaaataattttGCAATGATTGAAGATGAATGGTGAATTAAAAAAGTCATTGCTGCCTTTATTGGTACAACTCAAAGATTCTGAAGTTTCTGTTTGCTGTCATAGAAACTGAGAATCATGAATCAGTGTAACTTTATGAGCAGGAACATGTTAGAAATATATATACCTGTCCATTAGAACTCAAAGAGCAAGAATCCTGGTTCCCATATGATATTCATGCACAAAGCAGAAAAATACTCAATATCAACAGCCTCAGGAGAACTTTGTTAAAATTATATGTCTTCAAGTCCACCTGGCaagattgattttatatatttgccatGTAGTGTGtttttatgtgcattttgttagctttgtttgtttgacatgttTATGTGTTGTCTATTGTCTTTTTCTggagtttttcattttttaggAGCCGGTTAATGGGACTTGGTCTTCCATTAATGGGACTTGGTCTTCCattaaatcaataaattaatagaataagaaaaataaactaaaacatGATTTTCGTGAAATTTTTGTCTAATTTACAGACACATTTTTGCAACACTTTGTCAAATTATTCACTGAAGTTCCTGAAGGAGAATGGAAGCAGGAGAATCTTGCTAAACTCCTAAAATCTTTGAGGAAAAGAAAAGATTTTGACTTTCCACCATTCCCTAAAATGATGAAAGTGGTCAGGTACTCACTAACAGGACAAAAGGTAAATCTACAATTTATAGAAAACATGTCATCATTTGCCTCTTTTGGAGAGAGTTGTTGGATACACATgagaaaaatgaataaacaaatttccaaatttaattggatgaataaagattattattaaacCTTCCCTTAGGTGTGTATTTGGTATCAGTGGAGAAATATATACACTGGACAGAAAAATATAGTCACTTTGAAACAGGTACCTTGAAAATGAATACGACTTTTGGATCCTTCTATTCCAGACCTTACTCTTGCAAATCAAGGACCCTAGTAAACAGATCCAGACATTGCAAACATCGCATTCGTTTCCAAAGTACTGTTCCATAGTAACTATTTTACTGTTCCATAGTAACTATTTTACTGTTCCatagtaactatattttactgtcttaTTGATTTTGGCGCCATCAACAATACATTCtccaaatatacacatattcaAGAATTTTTACATGGCCATTTTTGgaagcatatatatatgtaaactaaTATAAAAGTTGATGAATTACTTGTATTCCACCCAATCAATAATATAAACGTATTACCTGAGTGCAAGCTGAGGTATCTGTCCACATgtaattcatcatcatcatcatcatcatcatcttcttcttccaTAACTGGCCACCTTCAACATGTTGAACATTTTGATAGTATGTGCAcaacagaaaatgaaaatgaaaatcagCAAGTGTGACCTACagtaaataaatagataacAAGAAAATTGAATAATTGCTTAGTTGTTTAGATATGATGCCACTTGAGAGTTGAAAGCATCATGTGATCATACACTTACAATGATTGATTGTTCCAAGCCATGCCATTTTTCCTTGTCTAATTCCATACTAAACAAAATAAGCTGTAGAATTTATTCAGAAATAGAAAGCCTTAGTATACTGAATATGTATGTCTTTTAATCATTCCAGGAAGGTCCTGCTGTGGCAGAAATTCTGGAAATGTTGCTGAAAGCAGAAGTGCTAGAGAGAATAACAAGAATAATGAAAACTTAAAAGTTGTTTGTTTCTTTAAGATCTAAACTGGAGGGAATTGCAAATGTtatcatatttggacataacttttcattgtattttgcACAGTGAGATTGCAAACATAGTCACCCCAACCTCTGAAGAAACATTTCAATTTATGAAACAGGATCTTGTCAGAATAAAAGAGTGCATTTCTTACGAAAGACATGAAGTGAATAAATTGAACATGTCTTGAATTAGTTCAGAACTAAAACTCTTAAGAGTGTAAATAAATCACTCAGTCGTGGTCAAATTCGTGGtcaaaatcacagacaagtaggAAATTCCTACTTGTCTGTGATCAAATAGAAAACCAGATTTTAATGGCAGTCGGGGTAGAAAAAGGACCACTGATTGGACAGGGGGATTTTGTAAGATAGCTGTAGTATTCAACTAAAAATGTGTTGGTATAGGCCTACACATCATGTATCATGTGTAATTGagtaaataaatcaaattaaaataattgttttgtagtATTATGTCAAGCGAAATTCAGTGTCAGTAAGAACCTGTTATCTCTGGAGCTTTATTAGGTCATGCTAGCATTATCTTTTTTGTCGTCCATCATACTAATTTCCTCTGCCATACTTTTCATTTTTCCACCATTTTAACATTCTTTGTTCAGTGACACTTTTCTTTTAGTTTGTCCAGTtattcagccatatttgtattcaCGGAAGGGTGTTCACAACAAGGTGCCATTTAAGTTGTGAGATGTAGCAGAAAGCGctttacactttttgtcataaaaccttaggatttgggtgtttgagacacacacaattcttgtttgaaacacacacaaaccttgttcgaaacacacacaatcctggtcataagaccttagcattttgTGCATAGTGTTCtgtgttagagtaaattgtagcataaaacatcaaatgctaagctcttatgaccaggattcagtgtgtctcaaacaaggattgtgtgtgtctcaaacaaggattgtgtgtgtctcaaacacccaaatgctaaggttttatgacaaaaagtgtaaattATTTCAGTATTAACAGTTGTCGCTCACTTTGCTTTATTAATGGAGAAATTATGTATTCTAGACACGATATTGAAATTACCATTAATCATCTGAAATGCCTTTTGGACAGTGTTGAAATCGAAGGAAGTATCACCGTGATGTATATTGTATGGCTGGATTTATACAGGAACAGTTACAATGCTATGGCCTACAGAGCTTTATTAGGGCCATTCTACCATTATCTTTAATTTATGTCTACTTCGCCATACTTTTCTTTATTCCTACTTTCGTCTGCGagatttttccattttttccactTTCGACCACCatactttttttctgttattgtaGAGAATGTAAACAGCAGTGACGTGACAGAGCATGATAACAACTAAAACAGTAATCATTAGTACGACAGACTATTGCCATACATTATACAACAACTGATTGGTCATTGTAGGTGCGAATGCATTCCATCCACATATCATATCTGGAGTGTCCATTAACAGCCCCATTTATCACAATGACATAAATCTTCAACTTATTGCATTATAAATTTTTTGGTCCATATGGGCCAAAAAATGGCCATTTATCACAATCTTCAATTTATCGTAATAATCTATATGCCAAATACAATGACCTTGAGTAAAGTTTACTGACCTTTCAATCAAAGTAGGGCAtactatggtcaaatatgaatatgttattGGTAATAGTACTACGCATTGACACAAATAAATGGTAgataatcatatatatatatatatatatatataactcggtgagtatcaatctgctataagacagtgctctataccgcagtggcagagcgtaatagttttggtagtactggaactctttcttgggtgtaactcggagtttcacgcatattgcgatcatcagacactatgcgtgaaactccgagttacacccaagaaagagttccagtactaccaaaactatatatatatatatatatatatatatatatatatatatatatatatatatatatatatatatatatatatatatatatatatatatatatatgaggtGTTTATATTAcagcttggagtaattatactgtcagtacaATTACTTCAAGGTTACAGCGAATGAATAACATTGATATCACGAGAACATTTCATGAAAATGGCCTTAGATGACCCAACATTTCTCCCGGGCGAAGAATAATTTACTAATGGAATCTCTTATTCGAAAATCTCAAAGTAAAATCAGATCGCCTAAAAATGGTAAATCTTGCATTTATACAGCAAGGTATATAATGGAGGCAAGTAATAATCAATACATTAAGACTTCACCTTGTATGTAAAACGTGTCAAGACATGTGACCTTAATAACTAATGGCGCCAGCAATCACGGTGAAGAAAAAGGGCCCATATCTTTCAAGGGGAGGGGTTGTCTTATTTTTGACGTTGGTCGGAGTTCTGACTCTCCAAATCAAAGTAAACCTTGGGAGCAACACAAAATTTGTCATGGCTTCACTGCAATGATGTCAACTTCACATCTACCTATATACGACCCACTACACATTTAAAATGCCAAGTTTAAATTCTACTCAAAGGAAAAACTCATTTTTACCTAGGaccttcaattttatcaacaccttgcaaaacactgacatattttcaagtctcagtacttttagaaaagatgtcctaaatgaaatagttggTGTGTGAACTTAACGCAATTTCAGTAATTGTtatcttcttttaatttattttatttctatttttactatttttgtaaatattgtatgtattttagtctttccaatttcaaagtgtctgtaaatggggtaatcctgtagacatctcaaataaataaataaataaataaatatatgattatATGAGGCGGAAAGTAACCATGCTTTAATACCTTTCtctatatatgaatatgtaatatatgaatAATTTACTGATAACGAGAGTAAAATTAATTTAATCATGGTGTTCAAGacaattatttatgtattatttgCTTTAAATAATGTgaatggtttgatattttaggCCTCTAAATTACCTCCTACATGtttccattttcaaaaaaagtgtTCATGGTtggagggggacacaccctgCCCATGCAGCAGCTATTGGTGTGATGCTGTTCCCCCCCCATCATATCAATTCAGGGTTGATAGGAAAAGCCTTGTTGGCTAAATATatccaagtataggttagagcttaatgatatttttgttgGCCATGGACTCTGCAGGTGTCGATTATTACTAGTACTGTTCATGTATTGTACCGTATTCGTGTATTGTAACATTGAATACaagtgtggtggtggtggtggtggtgggggtgagctgtaaatttaaaaaaaaagttgtacaCTGACATCACAATGtatcatggggggggggcaaacaGTTTAAATttcattggggggggggcttgtgCATTTTTAGAGCGCTGGCGTCACAAgtgttaaaaatatatattgacaagTATTTTCTCCTCAAGCCCCTCCACCATgataaattctgctcgttccctacTGACGTGACTGATCTACAGCACGAAGAACTAAAGAGTTGGGTCAATCCATTCAGGAATAAGAACGGGCTTCTGAAATCATGAAATCAGCATTTACCATCCTCAAAAAGATAAACAATCCTCGTCTTTTAAGAACAAACAACAGAGCATATAGCGGTGGTGGTTCAAGATATGTGTACAGCAAATACGCTCACGCTCCATCGCAAACTACTGCATTACTCGCTGGTCGAGAATGGCTACCTGGAGCGAGAAGCGACTTGTGTGAATATCCGAAATTCCTGCCTAGTCCTAGAGAAAACCTACCAGCTGAGTACGAATGCACATACTCTGATTCGTCGCAAAATACTCTACAAGATTTGGCGAGCGAAGTACGCGAGATATTAGATGATGAGCTGCACGTACACGGGGCGATTCTATTTCGTAAACTACCTCTGTCAAATGGAGCGACTTTCTCCAAATTTGTCAACGGTCTTGGATATACTATGATGGGATACGAAGAAGGGGGTACAGGCGTACGACATGTGCTATATAAGTATGTTTTAACAGCGAGCGATGATCCACCAAGTTATTGCGTCGAACCACATAATGAATTGTCGTATGCGCCACTTTACCCATCAAAGGTAAGATCCCATGGCTATTTGTGTTTCCCAGCACGTACTGTCTGTTCTTTGGGCAAGGTCCAAGGTCCCACTGGTATTTAAACTGTTTCCAACTGTGAGATAAAGCTTGTTTGTAACTGATGTTCAATGCTGTGGATCATTTGCTGTGTTTTTATTCTTTGATTATTAATTTCATTAACTTGTAATTGATTTACATCGTTATTAGGCACTATAAGAAGTTGTGGATTTGTACCAGTTTTCGTCACGATACAatccccatacccgaccaatcctttattgttgtaggcatgtttcatgtccaacaagcagatacaacatatctaagtctgtttgatttaggttcacaagtcaagtgttgttgtgtgatcagagtagtgataattccttaaaacccaatcatagggAGGAccatgtcattctcaatgacttgtttatttgGACACATATTTTTCTATATTGCAGGTCTTTTTCTACTGTGAGATACCTGCTCAGCCTGGTCATGGAGGGGAAACTGTAATGGTTGACAACAGAAATGTCTTGCCAAACATCAACACAGATCTTATTGAGAAATTGCGAAAGGTTGGGCTTAGATACACACGGCATCTACCACAACGACATCCCGAAGGGTATACCAGTTGGCAGGATGTAAGACTATTATTATAAATCTGAAATTGACCACATTGTTTTAGTCTGTGCTCATCAAAGCTAGCTGAGCTGTCTTTCCgaagtaatgtaatgtaatgtaatgtaatgtaatgtaacgtaatgtaatgttatgttatgtttaatttATGTAATGTGAAGTACGACACAATATCATTTGAGGTGACATATAACACGATATGGTATGTGCCATGGCAAATCACGTGATAATCACACGCCATCAACGTCAAAAATTACTATCTACTACACACAATCTTCTGAAACCTTGAACATCATCCAGTGTGTGAAACTCCAGAATACTACTCATTTTAATCAGCAAGTAAAATAccatatattgatatggttgcaacatgcatgtatacaagTGCGCATGAGAGCATCTAAATATAAgagtaattatgaaaatttcacATGCTTCGTCCGTTTTGATAGACATGTTACAATAAGTAAGTTCTAATATAATCTTTTAATAGGCATTCTTTACAGAAGACAAATCACAAGTCGAAAAACTGTTAAACGATCGCGGGATGCATTATAAATGGGACGAAGAGGGCGCACTATCATATTGGTACAACATGAAAGCATTTAACACTCATCCGAAGACAGGTGATTATTTCAACATACTAGCTGAACGTGTATTATCATGACttaatgtacaatttataaataaatagcTCCCAAATTTGATATACATAAGGAGTATTTTAGACTGTCGCATGAGTACAGGGTGTGTGGTTTATCAACAATGAAAAGTGGGTTTGTTGAATTCGAAGGGCAGGACAAcgtatacataattatagttataatatacctagtgataatgctgtgccatgattcgctagaatcagtcacgtgataggaaaatagaaattaaattttCCGCGTTTCGCTAGTATAGAGGAAAATTATTGTCTGGACGTTGTGAGAACAGCCAATGGGAGACGTGGAAAAAGTCACGTGGGTGACAGTATTTAAGTGAGGGAAGTGGGGATTTTGAACCATTCTAGGCCAGCACCCGTCACAGTGCAGCCAGTTTGTTTGAGCTTACAGGTCGTTTTGCCAAACATGGCTTCCTCGGATAAAACAGAACTCCAGGAACTTATCCAAACACAAGTTACCGAAGCAGTTTCACATACAAGCAAGCTACTCCTAACAGATTTGGAAAAATTAATGTCAGCCCGGCTTGACTCGTTAAAGAACGACCTCACCATTAGTCAGAAACGACTGTCCGATAATCAACTTGCAGCGGTGAAAGAACTCAAATCGAAGGACATGCCAGTTTTTCGAAAGAAGTACTGCGAGGAGCAATACAAATATAACGAAAAAGTTACGGAGAAGTTGATAGAGGCCACGCGACAATTGGATGAAATCCAAGGGAACCACCCCAACATTAGCTCAGCCAAATCAAACATAGTTGAAGGTATGCAACTAATTTGTCATCGCCAAAAGATGATACGCTTAGCGGACAACGAGGACTTAGGTTGGCGAGTCGTTCAAGAATACGAAACGCATGAACTTGCGTCAGACTCCGACGACGAAAAAAGAATCTACAAGGCAGTTTCCAGAGCCAAGGCAAAGCAAAGAGAAGATTCGAAGAAACGCAGAAACAAGAGAGGCTATCAAAATAGTAACAGATGGACCCCATACCAAGAACATTCACCACAGAGAGGGGCAGGGTGTAGAAGCACGTCTTCAAAACCCGACTATCTAGGGAGAAGACCTGGTTCATGTTTTGCCTGTGGAAAAACAGGTCATTGGCGGGCGGAATGCCCAGAGACACGGGCAGCAAATAAGATAAGTACATACTATAATCTAGGTACGGGTAATTTGGGCGTGGCCACCAATAACTGTGTCACTCGTGAAAATGTCAGCAGTAATGGGCATGTATTTGGGCAAAAATCCCTGGGACATGCAAGTACTCATACTTCTGTAAATTTAGGCTCAGAGTTCGTCCACTTTTGCTCTGAATCCACAGGTGTCTTTAAAAAGTCACATGCTAACATGGGTGCTAAAGTTCAGGGCGGTCCCGTTGGGGGAGGGGGCACCAACTCGGGCCACCAAACTAAGTATGTAGACTGTGGCAGTCACCACACTTTGAGAGATGCCGGCAATGCGAGCATTTCTAAACCGGGTGTTTTTCAAGAAAGTTCAGGGCTTGCAGCCGTTCCTTCTATGTTACCGGTCAACGTGAACACAATGGTCTTTAAAAGGCCGGTTGGCAGGCTTCGCGGAGCAATTGAATTTTGGAAAACTGCAGGGGCAAATGCGTACGTTTTAGACATTGTTCAGAACGGGTATAAACTGCCATTCAAGGAAATTCCAAGCAAGGTAATTCTTGAGAATAATAAGTCGGCGAAAGTACATGCTGACTTTGTCCAGGAAGAATTAGGTCGGTTACTTTTAAAAGGTTGTATAGCCGAAGTGGCGGAACCACCTCATGTTGTAAATCCATTGACTGTAGCAGTGAACAAGGTAGGCAAGGAGAGGCTTGTTCTCGATTGTAGACATATTAACTTGTCCTTGTACAAGTTTAAATTTCGTTTAGAAGGAGTGGAAACTGCAAGGCAAATGTTTGTGCCAGGTACATTTATGTTTACCTTCGATATTAAATCAGCCTATCACCATATCGAAATTTTTGGAGAGCATCAGGGATATCTAGGTTTTTCGTGGAAATTTGgtgaaattcaaaaatattttgtattcaaagtACTGCCCTTCGGTGTGTCAACGGCACCTTACATTTTCACGAAGGTTACACGTACAATGGTAAACTGGTGGAGGGGTCAAGGTAAAGACGTACTCATGTATATAGACGACGGTATTGGCGGCACAGAGGGAGAAAAAAGGGCCGCGGAATTAAGCACACAGGTTAGAGCCGATATCGAAAGTTTTGGTTTTTTGTTAGCGGGGGAAAAGTGTCATTGGTTTCCTCAACTTAAAGTAGATTGGCTAGGCCACCAGCTTGACATGGAACAAGGTTTAGTGTTTGTGTCGGAAGAGAGAATCGTCAATCTCGAGGAAAGCTTAACTTTCACGATAAAACAAATTGCGTCAGGTCAGACACTGTTGGAAGCAAGAAAACTTGCAGCTCTCATTGGTCAGATTATATCGATGCAAGGTGGCATCGGACCTCTCGTTCGCCTCCGTACGAGGTCAATGTATTCTTGTCTTGAGAAAAGGGCAAGTTGGAATTCTATTGTAGAAATTGACAGTCTTGCATTAAGTGAAATGGTGTTTTGGGCCAAAAATGTCAGGGCTAACAACGGGTCAAAACTGTTATGTAACAGAGTGTGTGAAACCTATGCATACAGCGATGCATCAACAGGTGGTTACGGTGGGTACATTGTAAGTCAGGAAGACGGTGACACGATTGGTAGATGGTCACAGTTAGAAAGCCAGAAAAGCTCGACATGGAGAGAGCTTGAGGCTGTGCATCgggtaatacagaacaatgtaaAGTGCCTGGCTGGGCAAAACGTGCAATGGTGCACAGACAACCAGAACGTGGTTAGAATACTGCAGGCAGGCAGTAGAGTACCAGAATTACAGTCAACAGTTTTGAATATATCGGCTGTATGTGAAACAATAGAAACGGCAATAGTCCCAAAATGGGTGCCACGAAAAGAAAATTCGCAAGCTGATTGGCTCAGCAGGTGCACAGACAGTGATGACTGGAGTATCAACACGTCAGTGTTTAACATGCTTAATGGGATGTGGGGTACTTATACAATAGACAGGTTTGCAGCCAACTACAATACTAAGTGTACCAGATTTAATTCTCGGTGGTGGTGCCCAGGCACTGAAGCAGTAGACACCTTCTCCCAAGACTGGGGTCACATGGGAGACAATAATTGGCTAGTCCCGCCACCCAGGTTAATCCTAAGGGCACTGAAAAAACTAGAATGCGATCGGGCCAAGGGGACGTTAATTTTTCCCTGCTGGAAATCTGCTCCGTTTTGGCCTTTCCTGTGTCCGCAAGGAAACAGTTTTGCAGGCTTTGTTAAAGCCATTTTGGTACTTCCAACCATAGGTGTTATAAGCCCGGGCAATGGTAATAACGGCATCTTTAATGGGCAAAAACTGAACTTCGTTTTGTATGCCGCCCATGTTAGTTTTTGCTAGGCCTCTGGCTAGTAAGGGAGAATGTAATTACGTTCATTTTCTGTCTCCCCTTTTTCCAATTGCAGGTCTAAAGTTAGCAGACAGAGTGGAGAGCGCAGCATGTGGGAGCAAGGTCACCAGGGAAGTAAATCCCGAACTGCATCGTTTAGCCGGACAATTACCATACTACCTCTTAGATTCTCGTAGTGACAACACCGTTAAGAAGTATTTTTCTTATTTCAAGAAATGGGAAACTTTTATTTCACCGAAAGGGCAAAGTGCACTTCCAGCCAATCCAATTCACGTTGCCTTGTTTATTACACACTTATTAGAATGTAATGTATCGGCTTCAGTTATTTCTAGTCATGTCTACGGAATTAAATGGGCACACACCGTCTCAGGACTTGAGGATCCTACAACACATCCTTTCATTATAAGCCTTGTAGAAACTTCCAAACGGACACATCAGGCTCCAAAGTCAAGGAAAGACCCAGTTTCAGTAGAAGAAGTTCGTGCACTCTGTGAAAAATACAAAGACTCCACAGACTTGCTTATTATTCGGGATTTATGTATGATTTTGCTGTGTTTTACAGGTTTTCTCAGATTTAATGAAGTCAGCAATTTAAGGTGTTGTGACGTTACACtgtatgaaaattattttcGCCTAAATATTACCCATAGTAAAACTGACCAGTATCGTCAAGGAAACAGCGTTGTAATTGCCAAAGTAGGATCTTTTGCATGTCCATTTGCTTTGTTACAGCGGTATTCAACCGCAGCttcaattaatttttgtatttccgATTTTCTCTTTAAACCAGTGGTTCGTTCAAAATCTGTCTGCAAGTTAGTGGGAAAAAACAAGAAGTTGAGTTATACTCGGGCACGGGAGACCATCGTTAGTCGCTTAAGGGAAGTGTGTGGCGCTAGCAGGGTGCTGGGGTTGCACTCACTGAGGGCAGGGGGTGCCACTGCCGCAGCAAATGCTGCCGTCGGGGATAGGTGTTGGAAACGCCACGGTAGGTGGAAGTCTGATACGG comes from Glandiceps talaboti chromosome 11, keGlaTala1.1, whole genome shotgun sequence and encodes:
- the LOC144442656 gene encoding uncharacterized protein LOC144442656 translates to MKSAFTILKKINNPRLLRTNNRAYSGGGSRYVYSKYAHAPSQTTALLAGREWLPGARSDLCEYPKFLPSPRENLPAEYECTYSDSSQNTLQDLASEVREILDDELHVHGAILFRKLPLSNGATFSKFVNGLGYTMMGYEEGGTGVRHVLYKYVLTASDDPPSYCVEPHNELSYAPLYPSKVFFYCEIPAQPGHGGETVMVDNRNVLPNINTDLIEKLRKVGLRYTRHLPQRHPEGYTSWQDAFFTEDKSQVEKLLNDRGMHYKWDEEGALSYWYNMKAFNTHPKTGDYFNILAERVLS